The Punica granatum isolate Tunisia-2019 chromosome 4, ASM765513v2, whole genome shotgun sequence genome has a window encoding:
- the LOC116204892 gene encoding mediator of RNA polymerase II transcription subunit 34 isoform X3: MSGRDVLVIMAAGGGKSLCYQLPAVLRDGVALVVSPLLSLIQDQVMGLAALGIPAFMLTSTTGKEDEKFIYRALEKGEGELKILYVTPEKISKSKRFMSKLEKCHHAGRLSLIAIDEAHCCSQWGHDFRPDYKNLGILKTQFPKVPVVALTATATHKVQLDLMEMLQIPKCVKFVSTVNRPNLFYMVREKSSVAKVVVDEIAEFIRESYPNNESGIVYCFSRRECEQVAKELRDRGVSADYYHADMDVHAREKVHMRWSNSKLQVIVGTVAFGMGINKPDVRFVIHHSLSKSMETYYQESGRAGRDGLPSECLLYFRAADGPRQSSMVFYENSGLQNLYDIVRYCQSKRQCRRGAFFRHFAEALQDCNGMCDNCAFSNEVKEIDVSEHAKLVVSLLQEVRENDQRLTMLQLVDKMKTMQKELGADLKKEELEQLVLNLILDRVLKEEFQHTAYSTNAYVTVGPLARQVLQGKRAVKLEILSKQKNVVGNNKSAKRSLTTSGLEFKLDELRKELSSIDGGIFPHSVLSTQQISMISAKRPSSLEELESIIGKVKTQRYGSKILEEVEKYANSDPQDINLPNQNEGTENKASKRQKTKRATVIIESSSDDEAG, translated from the exons ATGAGTGGAAGAGACGTCCTGGTAATTATGGCTGCAGGAGGTGGCAAAAGCCTCTGTTACCAGCTTCCAGCTGTTCTTCGCGATGGAGTTGCCCTTGTTGTCAGTCCTTTACTTTCGTTGATTCAGGATCAG GTAATGGGTTTGGCTGCTTTGGGCATTCCAGCATTTATGTTGACATCAACAACTGGCAAAGAGGATGAAAAGTTTATATACAGGGCTCTGGAAAAGGGAGAAGGTGAGCTTAAGATTTTATATGTGACTCCAGAAAAGATATCCAAGAGCAAACGATTCATGTCCAAGCTTGAGAAATGCCATCATGCTGGGCGTCTCTCCCTAATAGCAATTGAT GAGGCACATTGTTGCAGCCAGTGGGGTCACGATTTTCGTCCGGACTACAAAAACCTGGGTATCCTGAAGACTCAGTTCCCAAAAGTACCTGTGGTTGCTTTAACT GCAACTGCTACTCACAAAGTCCAACTTGATCTAATGGAAATGCTGCAGATTCCTAAATGCGTTAAATTTGTCAGCACTGTTAATCGGCCGAACCTCTTTTACATG GTAAGAGAAAAATCTTCGGTTGCGAAGGTGGTTGTAGATGAAATTGCTGAGTTTATAAGAGAATCTTATCCAAATAACGAATCTGGGATTGTGTATTGTTTCTCTCGGAGGGAATGTGAACAG GTTGCGAAAGAATTACGTGACAGAGGAGTTTCAGCAGATTATTATCATGCAGATATGGATGTACATGCTCGGGAGAAAGTACATATGCG ATGGAGCAATAGTAAGTTGCAAGTCATTGTTGGCACG GTGGCATTTGGTATGGGGATTAACAAACCAGATG TCAGGTTTGTCATCCATCATAGTCTGAGTAAATCAATGGAGACATATTACCAG GAAAGTGGTCGGGCTGGACGAGATGGGCTTCCATCAGAATGTCTGCTCTACTTCAGAGCTGCTGATGGTCCAAGACAG AGTTCAATGGTCTTTTACGAAAACTCAGGATTGCAAAACCTGTATGACATAGTAAGGTATTGTCAG TCTAAAAGACAATGTCGCCGAGGTGCCTTTTTCAGGCATTTTGCTGAGGCATTACAAGACTGCAATG GAATGTGTGACAACTGTGCATTCTCTAATGAGGTCAAAGAAATTGATGTTTCCG AACATGCAaaacttgtggtttctttGCTGCAAGAAGTGCGAGAGAATGATCAGAGGTTGACAATGTTGCAGCTGGTAGACAAGATGAAGACAATGCAGAAGGAACTAG gtgctgacctTAAAAAGGAGGAACTAGAACAACTTGTTCTAAATCTTATATTGGACCGTGTTTTG AAAGAAGAATTTCAGCATACAGCTTACTCCACTAATGCATACGTGACGGTAGGACCTTTGGCGAGACAAGTTCTGCAAG GAAAGAGGGCAGTTAAACTTGAGATTCTGAGCAAGCAGAAGAATGTTGTCGGAAATAACAAATCAGCTAAGCGCAGTCTTACAACATCTGGTTTGGAGTTCAAACTTGATGAGCTACGAAAGGAACTCTCTTCGATTGATGGGGGAATATTTCCTCATTCTGTCTTGTCAACTCAGCAGATCAGCATGATTAGTGCAAAGAGACCCAGTTCACTTGAAGAG CTGGAGAGCATAATTGGCAAGGTGAAGACACAGAGATACGGAAGCAAGATTCTTGAAGAAGTTGAGAAGTATGCCAACTCAGATCCCCAGGACATTAATCTGCCGAATCAAAATGAAGGCACTGAGAATAAGGCATCGAAGAGACAGAAAACCAAAAGGGCTACTGTAATTATAGAGAGCAGCAGTGATGATGAAGCAGGCTGA
- the LOC116204892 gene encoding mediator of RNA polymerase II transcription subunit 34 isoform X2, producing the protein MEASDVLEELLTVEVELQDVQDQIKHLLDRQEKLYERQSELKAILEACEAPSGSTQDGPSTSVEDWSGSFEWDALADDVRFNIFGISEYRANQREIVNAVMSGRDVLVIMAAGGGKSLCYQLPAVLRDGVALVVSPLLSLIQDQVMGLAALGIPAFMLTSTTGKEDEKFIYRALEKGEGELKILYVTPEKISKSKRFMSKLEKCHHAGRLSLIAIDEAHCCSQWGHDFRPDYKNLGILKTQFPKVPVVALTATATHKVQLDLMEMLQIPKCVKFVSTVNRPNLFYMVREKSSVAKVVVDEIAEFIRESYPNNESGIVYCFSRRECEQVAKELRDRGVSADYYHADMDVHAREKVHMRWSNSKLQVIVGTVAFGMGINKPDVSGRAGRDGLPSECLLYFRAADGPRQSSMVFYENSGLQNLYDIVRYCQSKRQCRRGAFFRHFAEALQDCNGMCDNCAFSNEVKEIDVSEHAKLVVSLLQEVRENDQRLTMLQLVDKMKTMQKELGADLKKEELEQLVLNLILDRVLKEEFQHTAYSTNAYVTVGPLARQVLQGKRAVKLEILSKQKNVVGNNKSAKRSLTTSGLEFKLDELRKELSSIDGGIFPHSVLSTQQISMISAKRPSSLEELESIIGKVKTQRYGSKILEEVEKYANSDPQDINLPNQNEGTENKASKRQKTKRATVIIESSSDDEAG; encoded by the exons ATGGAAGCTAGCGATGTGTTGGAGGAGCTGTTAACAGTGGAAGTTGAACTTCAGGACGTCCAAG ACCAGATAAAGCATTTGCTCGATCGTCAAGAGAAGCTATATGAGAGACAGTCAGAGCTTAAAGCTATCTTGGAAGCATGTGAAGCACCGAGTGGCTCGACTCAGGATGGCCCTTCAACTTCCGTGGAGGACTGGTCCGGTTCATTTGAATGGGATGCTCTAGCTGATGATGTTAGATTCAACATTTTTGGGATTTCAGAATATCGTGCCAATCAGCGGGAG aTTGTAAATGCCGTTATGAGTGGAAGAGACGTCCTGGTAATTATGGCTGCAGGAGGTGGCAAAAGCCTCTGTTACCAGCTTCCAGCTGTTCTTCGCGATGGAGTTGCCCTTGTTGTCAGTCCTTTACTTTCGTTGATTCAGGATCAG GTAATGGGTTTGGCTGCTTTGGGCATTCCAGCATTTATGTTGACATCAACAACTGGCAAAGAGGATGAAAAGTTTATATACAGGGCTCTGGAAAAGGGAGAAGGTGAGCTTAAGATTTTATATGTGACTCCAGAAAAGATATCCAAGAGCAAACGATTCATGTCCAAGCTTGAGAAATGCCATCATGCTGGGCGTCTCTCCCTAATAGCAATTGAT GAGGCACATTGTTGCAGCCAGTGGGGTCACGATTTTCGTCCGGACTACAAAAACCTGGGTATCCTGAAGACTCAGTTCCCAAAAGTACCTGTGGTTGCTTTAACT GCAACTGCTACTCACAAAGTCCAACTTGATCTAATGGAAATGCTGCAGATTCCTAAATGCGTTAAATTTGTCAGCACTGTTAATCGGCCGAACCTCTTTTACATG GTAAGAGAAAAATCTTCGGTTGCGAAGGTGGTTGTAGATGAAATTGCTGAGTTTATAAGAGAATCTTATCCAAATAACGAATCTGGGATTGTGTATTGTTTCTCTCGGAGGGAATGTGAACAG GTTGCGAAAGAATTACGTGACAGAGGAGTTTCAGCAGATTATTATCATGCAGATATGGATGTACATGCTCGGGAGAAAGTACATATGCG ATGGAGCAATAGTAAGTTGCAAGTCATTGTTGGCACG GTGGCATTTGGTATGGGGATTAACAAACCAGATG TCAG TGGTCGGGCTGGACGAGATGGGCTTCCATCAGAATGTCTGCTCTACTTCAGAGCTGCTGATGGTCCAAGACAG AGTTCAATGGTCTTTTACGAAAACTCAGGATTGCAAAACCTGTATGACATAGTAAGGTATTGTCAG TCTAAAAGACAATGTCGCCGAGGTGCCTTTTTCAGGCATTTTGCTGAGGCATTACAAGACTGCAATG GAATGTGTGACAACTGTGCATTCTCTAATGAGGTCAAAGAAATTGATGTTTCCG AACATGCAaaacttgtggtttctttGCTGCAAGAAGTGCGAGAGAATGATCAGAGGTTGACAATGTTGCAGCTGGTAGACAAGATGAAGACAATGCAGAAGGAACTAG gtgctgacctTAAAAAGGAGGAACTAGAACAACTTGTTCTAAATCTTATATTGGACCGTGTTTTG AAAGAAGAATTTCAGCATACAGCTTACTCCACTAATGCATACGTGACGGTAGGACCTTTGGCGAGACAAGTTCTGCAAG GAAAGAGGGCAGTTAAACTTGAGATTCTGAGCAAGCAGAAGAATGTTGTCGGAAATAACAAATCAGCTAAGCGCAGTCTTACAACATCTGGTTTGGAGTTCAAACTTGATGAGCTACGAAAGGAACTCTCTTCGATTGATGGGGGAATATTTCCTCATTCTGTCTTGTCAACTCAGCAGATCAGCATGATTAGTGCAAAGAGACCCAGTTCACTTGAAGAG CTGGAGAGCATAATTGGCAAGGTGAAGACACAGAGATACGGAAGCAAGATTCTTGAAGAAGTTGAGAAGTATGCCAACTCAGATCCCCAGGACATTAATCTGCCGAATCAAAATGAAGGCACTGAGAATAAGGCATCGAAGAGACAGAAAACCAAAAGGGCTACTGTAATTATAGAGAGCAGCAGTGATGATGAAGCAGGCTGA
- the LOC116204892 gene encoding mediator of RNA polymerase II transcription subunit 34 isoform X1: protein MEASDVLEELLTVEVELQDVQDQIKHLLDRQEKLYERQSELKAILEACEAPSGSTQDGPSTSVEDWSGSFEWDALADDVRFNIFGISEYRANQREIVNAVMSGRDVLVIMAAGGGKSLCYQLPAVLRDGVALVVSPLLSLIQDQVMGLAALGIPAFMLTSTTGKEDEKFIYRALEKGEGELKILYVTPEKISKSKRFMSKLEKCHHAGRLSLIAIDEAHCCSQWGHDFRPDYKNLGILKTQFPKVPVVALTATATHKVQLDLMEMLQIPKCVKFVSTVNRPNLFYMVREKSSVAKVVVDEIAEFIRESYPNNESGIVYCFSRRECEQVAKELRDRGVSADYYHADMDVHAREKVHMRWSNSKLQVIVGTVAFGMGINKPDVRFVIHHSLSKSMETYYQESGRAGRDGLPSECLLYFRAADGPRQSSMVFYENSGLQNLYDIVRYCQSKRQCRRGAFFRHFAEALQDCNGMCDNCAFSNEVKEIDVSEHAKLVVSLLQEVRENDQRLTMLQLVDKMKTMQKELGADLKKEELEQLVLNLILDRVLKEEFQHTAYSTNAYVTVGPLARQVLQGKRAVKLEILSKQKNVVGNNKSAKRSLTTSGLEFKLDELRKELSSIDGGIFPHSVLSTQQISMISAKRPSSLEELESIIGKVKTQRYGSKILEEVEKYANSDPQDINLPNQNEGTENKASKRQKTKRATVIIESSSDDEAG, encoded by the exons ATGGAAGCTAGCGATGTGTTGGAGGAGCTGTTAACAGTGGAAGTTGAACTTCAGGACGTCCAAG ACCAGATAAAGCATTTGCTCGATCGTCAAGAGAAGCTATATGAGAGACAGTCAGAGCTTAAAGCTATCTTGGAAGCATGTGAAGCACCGAGTGGCTCGACTCAGGATGGCCCTTCAACTTCCGTGGAGGACTGGTCCGGTTCATTTGAATGGGATGCTCTAGCTGATGATGTTAGATTCAACATTTTTGGGATTTCAGAATATCGTGCCAATCAGCGGGAG aTTGTAAATGCCGTTATGAGTGGAAGAGACGTCCTGGTAATTATGGCTGCAGGAGGTGGCAAAAGCCTCTGTTACCAGCTTCCAGCTGTTCTTCGCGATGGAGTTGCCCTTGTTGTCAGTCCTTTACTTTCGTTGATTCAGGATCAG GTAATGGGTTTGGCTGCTTTGGGCATTCCAGCATTTATGTTGACATCAACAACTGGCAAAGAGGATGAAAAGTTTATATACAGGGCTCTGGAAAAGGGAGAAGGTGAGCTTAAGATTTTATATGTGACTCCAGAAAAGATATCCAAGAGCAAACGATTCATGTCCAAGCTTGAGAAATGCCATCATGCTGGGCGTCTCTCCCTAATAGCAATTGAT GAGGCACATTGTTGCAGCCAGTGGGGTCACGATTTTCGTCCGGACTACAAAAACCTGGGTATCCTGAAGACTCAGTTCCCAAAAGTACCTGTGGTTGCTTTAACT GCAACTGCTACTCACAAAGTCCAACTTGATCTAATGGAAATGCTGCAGATTCCTAAATGCGTTAAATTTGTCAGCACTGTTAATCGGCCGAACCTCTTTTACATG GTAAGAGAAAAATCTTCGGTTGCGAAGGTGGTTGTAGATGAAATTGCTGAGTTTATAAGAGAATCTTATCCAAATAACGAATCTGGGATTGTGTATTGTTTCTCTCGGAGGGAATGTGAACAG GTTGCGAAAGAATTACGTGACAGAGGAGTTTCAGCAGATTATTATCATGCAGATATGGATGTACATGCTCGGGAGAAAGTACATATGCG ATGGAGCAATAGTAAGTTGCAAGTCATTGTTGGCACG GTGGCATTTGGTATGGGGATTAACAAACCAGATG TCAGGTTTGTCATCCATCATAGTCTGAGTAAATCAATGGAGACATATTACCAG GAAAGTGGTCGGGCTGGACGAGATGGGCTTCCATCAGAATGTCTGCTCTACTTCAGAGCTGCTGATGGTCCAAGACAG AGTTCAATGGTCTTTTACGAAAACTCAGGATTGCAAAACCTGTATGACATAGTAAGGTATTGTCAG TCTAAAAGACAATGTCGCCGAGGTGCCTTTTTCAGGCATTTTGCTGAGGCATTACAAGACTGCAATG GAATGTGTGACAACTGTGCATTCTCTAATGAGGTCAAAGAAATTGATGTTTCCG AACATGCAaaacttgtggtttctttGCTGCAAGAAGTGCGAGAGAATGATCAGAGGTTGACAATGTTGCAGCTGGTAGACAAGATGAAGACAATGCAGAAGGAACTAG gtgctgacctTAAAAAGGAGGAACTAGAACAACTTGTTCTAAATCTTATATTGGACCGTGTTTTG AAAGAAGAATTTCAGCATACAGCTTACTCCACTAATGCATACGTGACGGTAGGACCTTTGGCGAGACAAGTTCTGCAAG GAAAGAGGGCAGTTAAACTTGAGATTCTGAGCAAGCAGAAGAATGTTGTCGGAAATAACAAATCAGCTAAGCGCAGTCTTACAACATCTGGTTTGGAGTTCAAACTTGATGAGCTACGAAAGGAACTCTCTTCGATTGATGGGGGAATATTTCCTCATTCTGTCTTGTCAACTCAGCAGATCAGCATGATTAGTGCAAAGAGACCCAGTTCACTTGAAGAG CTGGAGAGCATAATTGGCAAGGTGAAGACACAGAGATACGGAAGCAAGATTCTTGAAGAAGTTGAGAAGTATGCCAACTCAGATCCCCAGGACATTAATCTGCCGAATCAAAATGAAGGCACTGAGAATAAGGCATCGAAGAGACAGAAAACCAAAAGGGCTACTGTAATTATAGAGAGCAGCAGTGATGATGAAGCAGGCTGA